From Bordetella flabilis, the proteins below share one genomic window:
- a CDS encoding cytochrome d ubiquinol oxidase subunit II, which yields MIGALAASLGLSPDDPSFWMPLVFMGMLFVLIVAGTVLDGFDLGVGILLRLAPIEERGRMMALLSPWRDANEFWMLLGVGLFAAAFPFAWGVILGQLYAPLTLMLMGIVLRSVSFEFRLRARTEAKPRWVHGFWIGSLMTAFGQGMALGRIATGYQDVAGYYWFSMFVGLCAVAAYVLLGATWLVMRVEGDLQRRAVNWARHAIRWTAAGMVAIAVTLGLANAGIFYKWSNLSHLGPAVAVWVAMLLGFVGTEMVLMRLPRHAERFSWVPFVGCVGLFLLMLGGLAYSLFPYLVLDDMTIWDGAAALGSMRLVLSGAVVAVPLIVVFNILAYRSLFGKARRPAPMPGADMSSRN from the coding sequence TTGATCGGGGCGCTCGCCGCATCGCTGGGACTGAGTCCGGACGATCCTTCCTTCTGGATGCCGCTGGTGTTCATGGGCATGCTGTTCGTCCTGATCGTCGCCGGTACGGTGCTGGACGGCTTCGACCTGGGCGTCGGTATCCTGCTGCGCCTGGCGCCCATCGAAGAGCGCGGGCGAATGATGGCGCTGCTCAGCCCGTGGCGGGATGCGAACGAATTCTGGATGCTGCTGGGCGTAGGCCTGTTCGCGGCCGCATTCCCATTTGCCTGGGGCGTCATCCTGGGCCAGCTGTACGCGCCCTTGACGCTGATGCTCATGGGTATCGTCCTGCGCAGCGTATCCTTCGAATTCCGCCTGCGCGCACGTACCGAGGCCAAGCCGCGGTGGGTCCACGGTTTCTGGATCGGATCCTTGATGACCGCCTTCGGGCAGGGCATGGCCCTGGGCCGTATCGCAACGGGCTACCAGGACGTGGCGGGCTACTACTGGTTTTCCATGTTCGTCGGCCTGTGCGCGGTGGCGGCGTATGTGCTGCTGGGGGCGACGTGGCTCGTCATGCGCGTCGAGGGCGACCTGCAGCGCCGCGCCGTGAACTGGGCGCGGCATGCCATCCGCTGGACGGCGGCGGGTATGGTGGCGATCGCCGTCACCCTGGGCCTGGCCAACGCCGGCATCTTCTACAAATGGAGCAACCTGTCCCACCTGGGCCCGGCTGTCGCCGTATGGGTGGCGATGCTGCTGGGTTTCGTGGGAACCGAGATGGTGCTGATGCGCCTGCCGCGCCACGCCGAACGTTTCAGTTGGGTGCCTTTCGTGGGTTGCGTGGGGCTGTTCCTGCTGATGCTGGGCGGGCTGGCGTACAGCCTGTTTCCCTATCTGGTGCTGGATGACATGACGATATGGGATGGCGCCGCCGCGCTGGGCTCCATGCGCCTGGTGCTTTCGGGCGCGGTCGTGGCCGTGCCGCTGATCGTGGTCTTCAATATCCTGGCCTACCGTTCGCTTTTCGGCAAGGCCAGGCGTCCGGCGCCGATGCCCGGCGCCGACATGTCCAGCCGGAACTAG
- a CDS encoding response regulator: METPHTKLLVVDDDPALRQLLADYLNRHGYDTLLAPDTGDLAARIARYAPDLLVLDRMLPGGDGADACRRLREQGEDIPVILLTARDEAVDRIIGLEAGADDYLGKPFDPRELLARIEAVLRRKKGPSALTRDAPVSFGPFVFDPATRQLLREGVPVKLTGGEINLLEALVRNAGKPLSRERLLALARDDDSGERNDRAIDIAILRLRRAIEEDPKQPRWIQTVWGIGYRFSP; encoded by the coding sequence ATGGAAACGCCTCATACCAAATTGCTGGTCGTCGACGACGATCCCGCCCTGCGGCAACTGCTGGCCGACTACCTGAACCGGCATGGCTACGACACGCTGCTCGCCCCGGATACCGGCGACCTGGCCGCCCGCATTGCGCGCTACGCGCCCGACCTGCTGGTGCTGGACCGGATGCTGCCCGGCGGGGACGGCGCGGACGCCTGCCGGCGGCTGCGTGAGCAGGGCGAGGATATCCCGGTGATCCTGCTTACCGCGCGGGACGAGGCCGTCGACCGCATCATCGGCCTGGAAGCCGGCGCCGACGATTACCTGGGCAAGCCGTTCGACCCGCGCGAGCTGCTGGCCCGCATCGAGGCCGTCCTGCGCCGCAAGAAGGGCCCATCGGCATTGACACGCGATGCGCCGGTAAGTTTCGGCCCCTTCGTGTTCGACCCCGCCACCCGGCAGCTGCTGCGCGAGGGCGTGCCGGTCAAACTGACCGGCGGCGAAATCAATCTGCTCGAAGCGCTGGTGCGCAACGCGGGCAAGCCGCTGTCGCGCGAACGATTGCTGGCATTGGCGCGGGACGACGACAGCGGCGAACGCAACGATCGCGCCATCGACATCGCCATCCTGCGCCTGCGCCGCGCCATCGAGGAAGACCCCAAGCAGCCACGCTGGATCCAGACCGTGTGGGGCATCGGCTACCGCTTCTCGCCTTGA
- a CDS encoding ATP-binding protein, whose product MKFSPQSLLPRSLRTRLILLVLGCMLLVQAGTLAVGSHYRKRFVDDVVMDYIVTTIRTLRAAVSEVPAEDRADFVRDASQGQWHLWSRALPAEAQLQRFHGGGLPPPPPRDAQPDAAREARMAQLREYRRMHPDGPPDDDIRRDLRGLVRQLNQRLNDGTRVALSRGPRPEVFISLAPNPTSEDAPQLREWLVIPLDRLDPPLATPMVVTWLTGFGLVLILAAWFSWHITRPLTRLAEAADKLAAGQPQRVVPSGPHETRVLGQRFNAMLDALQESESVRRTLLAGLPHDLKAPLSRMWLRIEMSDDPTLKEGLRKDLQDMQHMVDQFIGFVRGTDPAGYRYAPVPLAEWLSERVQGWQGAGTPVQLAIASEQPMTIQGDAVALARLLDNLIGNALHHGAPPVEVTLAERDGMAVLGVSDHGPGIPAERRAEALRPFARLDDARTRSGNVGLGLALADAIARAHRGTLTLGRAAEGGLSVEVALPLQA is encoded by the coding sequence ATGAAGTTTTCTCCGCAATCGCTGCTGCCGCGCTCGCTTCGCACCCGGCTGATCCTGCTTGTCCTCGGCTGCATGCTGCTGGTCCAGGCCGGCACCCTGGCCGTGGGTTCGCATTACCGCAAGCGCTTTGTCGACGATGTGGTGATGGACTATATCGTCACCACCATACGGACCCTGCGCGCGGCGGTGTCGGAGGTTCCGGCCGAGGACCGCGCCGACTTCGTGCGCGACGCATCGCAGGGGCAGTGGCACCTGTGGAGCCGCGCCTTGCCCGCCGAAGCGCAGTTGCAGCGTTTCCACGGCGGCGGGCTTCCCCCGCCGCCGCCGCGCGACGCCCAGCCGGACGCGGCCCGCGAGGCGCGCATGGCGCAACTGCGCGAGTACCGGCGCATGCACCCGGACGGGCCGCCGGACGACGATATCCGGCGCGACCTGCGCGGCCTGGTGCGCCAGCTCAACCAGCGGCTCAACGATGGCACCCGGGTGGCGCTGTCGCGCGGCCCGCGGCCCGAAGTCTTCATATCGCTGGCGCCCAACCCCACCAGCGAAGACGCGCCCCAGTTGCGCGAATGGCTGGTCATCCCGCTCGACAGGCTGGATCCGCCGCTTGCCACGCCCATGGTGGTGACGTGGCTGACCGGCTTCGGCCTGGTGCTGATCCTGGCGGCCTGGTTCTCGTGGCATATCACGCGGCCCCTCACGCGCCTGGCCGAAGCCGCGGACAAGCTGGCGGCCGGACAGCCGCAGCGCGTGGTGCCGTCCGGGCCGCATGAAACGCGCGTGCTGGGCCAGCGATTCAATGCCATGCTCGACGCCCTGCAGGAATCGGAATCCGTGCGGCGTACTCTGCTCGCCGGGCTGCCGCACGACCTGAAGGCGCCCTTGTCCCGCATGTGGCTGCGCATCGAAATGTCCGACGACCCCACCTTGAAGGAAGGCCTGCGCAAGGACTTGCAGGACATGCAGCACATGGTGGACCAGTTCATCGGTTTCGTCCGGGGCACGGACCCGGCCGGCTACCGCTACGCACCGGTCCCGCTGGCTGAATGGCTGTCCGAACGCGTACAGGGCTGGCAGGGCGCGGGGACGCCGGTGCAACTGGCCATCGCCAGCGAACAGCCCATGACGATACAGGGTGACGCCGTCGCGCTGGCCCGGCTGCTGGACAACCTGATCGGCAACGCCCTGCACCACGGTGCGCCGCCAGTGGAGGTCACGCTGGCCGAACGCGACGGGATGGCGGTGCTCGGCGTCTCCGACCATGGCCCCGGCATCCCGGCCGAGCGGCGCGCCGAAGCCCTGCGTCCCTTCGCGCGCCTGGACGATGCGCGCACCCGCTCGGGGAATGTGGGCCTGGGGCTGGCCCTGGCCGACGCGATCGCGCGCGCGCACCGCGGCACGCTGACGCTGGGCCGCGCCGCCGAAGGCGGGCTCAGCGTGGAAGTCGCCCTGCCCCTGCAGGCATGA
- the recQ gene encoding DNA helicase RecQ, translating into MSEPRALDILRRVFGYESFRGEQQAIVDHVIQGGDALVLMPTGGGKSLCYQVPALVREGTGVVVSPLIALMQDQVDALTELGVRAAYLNSTQDWRVAREVEQAFINGELDLLYVAPERLLTDRCLQLLERGRIALFAIDEAHCVSQWGHDFRPEYMGLSLLHERWPDVPRIALTATATEVTRTEIAQRLSLDEARHFVASFDRPNIRYRIVEKNEVRKQLLDLIRTEHAGDSGVVYCLSRARVEETADFLCGHGVNALPYHAGLSATVRASNQSRFLREDGIVMVATIAFGMGIDKPDVRFVAHIDLPKSVEGYYQETGRAGRDGLPATAWLAYGLQDVVQQRRMIDESPGDEVFRRRLGQQLDAMLGLCETVECRRVRLLAYFGQQIGPCGNCDVCLEPPQAWDGTVAAQKVLSAVYRLWKERGQRYGAGHIIDILRGKSTDRVSQYGHDALSVFGVGADLSESAWRGVLRQLLAQGLLTVDHEGYGTLALTEGSRAVLKGERQLMLRRESPKAGRAARTGTVRGRSPAIELPAEAQPLFEALRAWRGDVARSHGVPAYVIFHDATLREIALARPTTVDELGRINGVGARKLEAYGADILERVATLVD; encoded by the coding sequence ATGTCTGAGCCGCGCGCCCTGGATATCCTGCGGCGCGTTTTCGGCTACGAATCCTTCCGCGGCGAGCAGCAAGCCATTGTCGATCACGTGATCCAGGGCGGCGACGCGCTGGTGCTGATGCCCACCGGCGGCGGCAAATCATTGTGCTATCAGGTGCCGGCGCTCGTGCGCGAGGGCACCGGCGTGGTGGTGTCGCCGCTCATCGCGCTGATGCAGGACCAGGTCGACGCCTTGACTGAATTGGGCGTGCGCGCAGCGTACCTGAATTCGACGCAGGACTGGCGGGTGGCGCGCGAGGTCGAGCAGGCCTTCATCAATGGGGAGCTGGACCTGCTCTACGTGGCCCCGGAACGCTTGCTGACCGACCGCTGCCTGCAGTTGCTGGAGCGGGGCCGCATTGCGCTGTTCGCGATCGACGAGGCCCATTGCGTTTCGCAGTGGGGGCACGATTTCCGTCCCGAATACATGGGCCTGTCGCTCCTGCACGAACGCTGGCCGGATGTGCCCCGTATTGCGCTGACCGCGACGGCCACCGAAGTCACGCGTACGGAAATCGCGCAGCGCCTGTCGCTGGACGAGGCCCGCCATTTCGTTGCCAGTTTCGACCGCCCCAACATCCGCTATCGCATCGTGGAGAAGAACGAGGTCCGCAAGCAATTGCTGGATCTGATCCGCACCGAGCATGCCGGGGATTCGGGAGTCGTGTATTGCCTGTCGCGGGCCCGCGTGGAGGAAACCGCGGACTTCCTTTGCGGCCATGGCGTGAACGCCTTGCCTTATCACGCCGGCCTCAGTGCGACGGTACGCGCGTCGAACCAGTCTCGCTTCCTGCGCGAGGACGGCATCGTGATGGTGGCGACCATCGCTTTCGGCATGGGGATCGACAAGCCCGACGTGCGCTTCGTCGCGCATATCGACCTGCCGAAATCGGTGGAGGGCTACTACCAGGAGACGGGGCGCGCCGGTCGTGACGGCCTGCCGGCCACGGCCTGGCTGGCCTATGGCTTGCAGGATGTGGTGCAGCAGCGCCGGATGATCGACGAGTCGCCGGGCGACGAAGTGTTCCGGCGCCGCCTGGGCCAGCAACTGGACGCGATGCTGGGCCTGTGTGAAACGGTGGAATGCCGGCGCGTGCGTCTGCTGGCGTATTTCGGCCAGCAGATCGGGCCTTGCGGCAATTGCGATGTGTGCCTGGAGCCGCCGCAGGCCTGGGATGGCACGGTGGCTGCGCAGAAGGTGCTGTCCGCCGTATATCGCTTGTGGAAGGAGCGGGGCCAGCGTTACGGCGCCGGACACATCATCGATATCCTGCGCGGCAAGAGCACGGACCGGGTGAGCCAGTACGGTCACGATGCGCTGTCGGTGTTCGGCGTGGGCGCGGACCTGTCGGAGTCCGCTTGGCGCGGCGTGCTGCGGCAGTTGCTCGCGCAAGGCCTGTTGACGGTGGACCACGAGGGATACGGCACCCTGGCATTGACCGAGGGCAGCCGGGCGGTCCTGAAGGGCGAGCGGCAACTGATGTTGCGGCGCGAGTCCCCGAAGGCGGGACGCGCGGCCCGGACGGGAACCGTGCGTGGCCGGTCGCCGGCCATCGAGTTGCCGGCGGAGGCCCAGCCCCTGTTCGAGGCCCTGCGGGCCTGGCGCGGCGACGTGGCGCGCAGCCATGGCGTGCCCGCTTACGTCATCTTCCACGATGCAACCTTGCGCGAGATCGCGCTGGCGCGGCCCACGACGGTGGACGAACTGGGGCGTATCAACGGCGTGGGGGCGCGCAAGCTGGAGGCTTACGGCGCGGATATCCTGGAGCGGGTCGCCACGCTGGTCGATTGA